From Candidatus Binatia bacterium:
CCGCTCGGGCGATCTCGAGATCGAATTCATCGAGTGGCAAGACGGCGAGAGCCCACACCGGGAGTTCATCGACACGGGACGCGAAGGCATGCACCACCTGCGCTACCGGGTCGACGACGTCGAAAGCTGGATCGCAAAGCTCGGAACCGTGGGCTACCGGGCGATCTGGTACAAGAAACTCTCGCCGGAGATCGCATTCTCATACCTCGAGCGCGAAGGGGATGCTCTTCTGATCGAGCTCCTGCAGATGCCGTAAGGCACGCATTTGAAGACTCTCCTTCCGATCATCGCCGGCGCGCTCCTTCTGGCGTTCGCTCCGCCGGCACTCGCAGAGGGGCCGATCCAGAAATTCCACCAGGATCTGGAGGGGGCGAGTCGGAGTGATGCCTGGCAGAAGCACCTCCCGTTCTTCGGAAACGAGTTCCGCGAACGCGGCCTGTTCCCGCCCTTCGGGCTATCCTTCGTCACGAGCGCATTCGAGCAGGACGTCTTGGTGGACAACATCACGATCGGCCGCCAATCGTTCGGGGAGGACCTGCGGGTCCCGACGTCCCCCCAGAAGACCCTCGATCTCTTTCTGCGCGCGGACGTGTTCGTGCTCCCGTTCTTGTCCGTCTACGGATTGGCGGGCTACTCCAAAATAGAGAGTACGACACTGATCGTCGCGAGGCCATTCCAGATTGACAGCTCCGTCAGGAGCGAATTCGAAGGCTCGCTCTGCGGAGCCGGTGGTGCCATCCCGCTGCGCTACGAGAACCACTTTCTCTTCTTCGACGTAGCGGTGACTTTCGCGGACACGGGCGCACGCAGTTGAACCTGGGCCTGATGTTTCGGTTCTGATGAATACGATCACCACCTTCGTCACCGACTGGTACGTGCTGGCGGTGCCCGTGATCCTCCTGGTGATCATGATCTGCATGGGGATGGAGCTCACGACCCGCGACTTCCGACGGGTCGTGGAATTCCCGCGCGCCACTCTCGTCGGCCTTCTCGGGCAGATGATCATTCTGCCCGTCGCAGCGCTCGCATTCGCGCACGCGCCGGGCCTCTCGCCGGAAGTCGCGATCGGCATCATGATCATCGCGGCTTGCCCCGGCGGCGCGACCTCCAACGTCTTCAGCTACCTCGGCCGAGCAAACATCGCGCTCTCGGTCACGCTGACGTCGTTCTCGAGCGTGCTCTGCTTCCTCACTATTCCGTTCTGGATCAATCTCGCGATCGACACGTTCGGGGCGGGAATCGACGGCACCGAGACGATTCGACTGCCGGTCGGGCGCACGGTGGTCCAGCTCTTCGTCGTGACGCTCCTTCCCCTGGGGATCGGCATGGGGATCCGAGCGCGATGGCCCGACTTAACCGAGCGCGTTCGCGGGCCTCTGCGTCAGACGATGGCCGTTCTGATGGGCGCGGCACTCTTCCTCATCGTGGGCAGCGAGTGGGACACGGTGTTCCAACACTTCCAGGCGTCGGCCGGGGCCGCTCTCCTTCTCGTCTCGGCCATGCTGGTGATCGCATACCTTCTCGCTCGCGCGTCACGGCTGGACGGGACGGACGCCTTTACGATCTCGATCGAGGTCGGCCTGCAGAATGGTGCACTCGCGACGATGATCATCGTCTCACTCCTCGCCCGCCCTGAGCTAATCGTGTTCCCGGGGACGTACGCGGTGCTGTCGCTCCTGCCCGTCGCGCTCTGGACGGTCGTCATGCGGCGTCGGGTCGGCGGGGAGGAGCCTTCTAGCGCAGAGACGTAGTCCGACTCGAAGACCGGGCCGCAGCGCAAGACGGCGGGGCCCGGGTGTTCGACGCGCTTCAGGAACAGCCGTACTCGAGCGATGATGCACTGGATCGATGCCACCCCCTGGGCGCGCTCGAATCGGTCCGGCAATGCGCCGCCCTGGTGAACGCCCAGAACACCCGGGCCCGGGAGTTCCTCGAGACGCGACGCTGAGCCGTTCCGCTGGGAACCGTGCCTCTACTTCTCCGGTCCGAATCCGGTGAAAGGGTCAGGCTTCGTCGTCTTGGCCGAGGACCCAGCGTTTCACGGCAAGGCCGCCGAACATCGTGAAGACCCGGATCTCGAGCGGCTCCTCGAACAGGTCGGTCACGTTGTCCTCCTCATCGTCGCCCCGGTCACCAAGGCGCGAGTCCGCGTCGGCGAGCTGCCGGGGCTCGATCGTCTTTCCGCCGAAGAGGCTAATGCCGCTCAGCCGCACGACCTGCCGTGGATGGACCTTGACCGTGAAACCGCCGAAAATCGCGATGGCGGTGATGTCGAGCGCGGGCGCCACCGGGCCCGCGGAGAAATCGATCTCCCCGCCCCCGAACAACGCTAAGGCCGTCACCGGCTCGCAGGGGTCGAGGTCTGCACCGTCGACGGAACTCGCTCCAAAAATCGCCAGGCTGAACACGGGTCAACCCTAGCCACGATCCGCTTCGGATGGAAAGGCCCAGCCCGCTGCGTGGATCATTCCCTCCGCGCCCCAAATGGGATTGGGTGCGGCTCAAGCGCCATGTCCGACACCCCGCAACTCCAGACGTCGCCCGCCTACCGCAACTACGTCCTCGGCGTTCTGCTGGTGATGTACGTCTTCAACTACCTCGACCGGTACGTGCTCACGCAGATGATCGGACCGATCAAGGAGGACCTCGGCGTCTCCGATACGATGATCGGGTTCCTGATCGGCCCCGCGTTCGCGTTGTTCTACACTCTGTGTGGCGTCCCCGTCGCGCGACTGGCGGATGTCCACTCTCGTCGGTCGATCATCGCCGCAGGGCTGGTCGTGTGGAGCTTGTTCACAGCGGCCTCGGGTTTGGCACGTAGTGCGTTCCAACTCGCGGTCACCCGTGTCCTAGTCGGAGTGGGCGAAGCAGCCGGGGCGGCGCCGGCTCACTCGCTCCTCTCCGACTACTTCCCACCCGAGCGGCGCGCGACGGCACTGTCGGTGTTCCAGGGCGGCGTGCCGCTGGGAAGCATGCTGGGGCT
This genomic window contains:
- a CDS encoding VOC family protein, coding for MSTVSASDGVASLGLPPVDQVGFVVKSLAEARERYEALFGPFTEIDGSVQEAEYRGRIADVKLAILFGRSGDLEIEFIEWQDGESPHREFIDTGREGMHHLRYRVDDVESWIAKLGTVGYRAIWYKKLSPEIAFSYLEREGDALLIELLQMP
- a CDS encoding bile acid:sodium symporter family protein, with amino-acid sequence MNTITTFVTDWYVLAVPVILLVIMICMGMELTTRDFRRVVEFPRATLVGLLGQMIILPVAALAFAHAPGLSPEVAIGIMIIAACPGGATSNVFSYLGRANIALSVTLTSFSSVLCFLTIPFWINLAIDTFGAGIDGTETIRLPVGRTVVQLFVVTLLPLGIGMGIRARWPDLTERVRGPLRQTMAVLMGAALFLIVGSEWDTVFQHFQASAGAALLLVSAMLVIAYLLARASRLDGTDAFTISIEVGLQNGALATMIIVSLLARPELIVFPGTYAVLSLLPVALWTVVMRRRVGGEEPSSAET